The Mycolicibacterium neworleansense sequence GTGGTCAGCGGGGTGTGCTCGATCTGATCGACGAACGCGTCGAACATCGTGTGCGGGGTCGCCAGGTAGTAGAGGCCGTGCCGGGCGTCGGTGAAACGGGCGCCGTACATCAGGCCGCACTGGGTGATGACGAACAGCTCCGATACCGGGTGCACCTGCCGGCCGGTTCGACCCAGCTCCTCCTCGCCCCATGCCTCCGCCGCCAGACGGGCCTGCGCCAAGCGGTCCTGCAGGTCATCGGTGCAGGCAAGCAGGCGGTGGATGAGGGTGCCCGCCGTCGACGGGTACTGATCGAGCGCGGGGCTGAAATACCGCGCGAACAGATCGCCGAAGAAGTCGTATCGCTGCTGGGTCATTGGGGCTCCCCACCTTGAGCGGACCCCTCAATTGTGCGCCCGTCGGCGCCGCCGCGGAGCGGCTTTCACGACGCACCACCGACAGCCAGATGGGAAGCACGACTACTAGAACGTGTTTCAGAAATGCCCCACGGGCGCCGTCTCACCCTGCTAGCGTGGCGCCGAGCTAGGGAACGGAGCGCACGTGATTCTGGACAGATTCCGACTCGACGACAAGGTGGCGATCGTCACCGGGGCCGGACGTGGACTGGGCGCGGC is a genomic window containing:
- a CDS encoding glucose-6-phosphate dehydrogenase, whose amino-acid sequence is MTQQRYDFFGDLFARYFSPALDQYPSTAGTLIHRLLACTDDLQDRLAQARLAAEAWGEEELGRTGRQVHPVSELFVITQCGLMYGARFTDARHGLYYLATPHTMFDAFVDQIEHTPLTTGTVVAVDRRCSHDLESAHPMDAALRRILDEHEALRVDVPV